One segment of Hemibagrus wyckioides isolate EC202008001 linkage group LG05, SWU_Hwy_1.0, whole genome shotgun sequence DNA contains the following:
- the LOC131352540 gene encoding alpha-2-macroglobulin-like protein 1, with protein MSIKEEYHRCVPFQVPVVTVELVASINIQINGSQTFLNKTTQILITPPTQLTFIQTDKPIYKPGQTVKFRIVSVDTNFLTYEQTFPTIEVKDPNSNRIGQWLNVATSSGLVDLSYPINSEATKGIYIINVWDEKNTELTQTFEVKDYVLPTFEVTVELPPVITILDTNATLKVCAKYTYGKPVSGMVKAKVCHNSYRYSWLQGDTTPDICKNYTMMTDKTGCGIEIIDLTEYALTDSRYEASIIVQSEVEEDGTGVILTGSGSSPITSNMVTISFEESSSTFKPGMAYSGQIKVICPKSNPMKKKIVYLTVTYAGNNISVRKLLTNYKGIAKFSLNTEPWGLEQVSLQAEYEMTNRPVVYKENQLTPQYPAAYLWLQPFYSKSRSFIKLRSCLTPLSCDRNGVIKAQYMIHHSALSPRQKTISFFYMVMNKGHLIQQGRITEAISPGTEHRGNLVVTLQNMIKLSPVAQVVLYTVLPSGEAVADSMNYPIQLCLANKVSLSFSPSTELPGGQVSLKLKAAPGSLCSVKAIDQSLLLLQPEKELNIQSVFNMLPVQTLSGYPYNIYEEDSNPCWGIPPIRIIPFDAQVRKIGFFPHPGKVDVYNTFKDIGIKILTNTDIKKPSDCFPNMSALDIPVAEAKDAPAVLAKESTSGDSSLNQAVITIRKYFPETWIWDLVSVSQSGAMAVSKTVPDSITTWQAGAFCTSPVGFGVAPKTELTAFQPFFVSLTMPSSVIRGEVFTLKATVFNYLQSCMMVMVTLADSEQFSAQVCEECSYTQCLCADQSWTFSWTITPLVLGQVSINVTAEAIQSSDLCGERAVTVPQKGHIDSVIKTLLVQPEGTKQYKSYNELLCPSEGAIEKTVSLTLPEVFVEGSAMASVSVLGDLMGRALQNLASLLAMPYGCGEQNMLRFAPNIFILEYLESTNQLTPQIRSTAETYLVSGYQRELTYKHTDGSYSAFGMSDPSGNTWLTAFVMKSFGKAKRYIFIDQVFVEQAKAWLGQQQQDNGCFASVGQLFHLDMKGGVNDEVTLSAYITAAMLELNYTVTDPVVNNSLTCLRNAYTQVNLNYAKALLFYTFTLAGDEGMRNTLISDLDANAIISGGGRHWSRVNDGSVTDSLEVEMTSYVLLALMSGPELPGFDLGYSTSIVQWLSQQQNAFGGFASTQDTVVALQALAKYSLATYSPAETVTVTITSPSGLINTFTITQSNRLLYQETQLQEVPGDYDVTAEGRGCVYVQVGISPFSTLFTHLSSFTNSAGS; from the exons ATGTCTATAAAAGAAGAATACCACCGTTGTGTCCCATTCCAG GTTCCTGTTGTAACTGTAGAACTGGTGGCATCTATTAATATTCAGATTAATGGGTCACAAACATTCCTAAATAAGACAACACAGATCCTaatcacacctccaacacaaCTGACCTTTATTCAGACAGACAAACCCATCTATAAACCAGGAcaaacag TAAAGTTCCGCATCGTCTCTGTGGATACCAATTTCCTCACTTATGAACAGACG tttccAACAATAGAAGTGAAG gacCCGAACTCAAATCGCATTGGTCAGTGGCTGAACGTTGCCACCTCCAGCGGTCTGGTGGATCTGTCATATCCCATAAACTCTGAGGCTACGAAAGGAATTTACATCATCAACGTCTGGGAcgagaaaaacacagagctcACACAAACGTTTGAAGTCAAGGACTACG TTCTGCCGACATTTGAAGTTACAGTAGAGCTTCCTCCAGTCATAACCATCCTGGACACTAATGCCACACTGAAAGTCTGTGCAAA ATATACATACGGGAAGCCGGTGAGTGGGATGGTGAAGGCCAAAGTCTGCCATAATAGTTACAGATACAGTTGGCTGCAAGGAGACACAACACCAGACATCTGCAAGAATTATACAATGATG acTGACAAAACAGGCTGTGGAATAGAAATCATAGATCTGACAGAATATGCATTAACTGATTCACGCTATGAAGCTTCAATCATAGTTCAGAGTGAAGTGGAAGAAGACGGCACCG GTGTGATTCTGACTGGCTCGGGAAGTTCTCCTATAACATCTAATATGGTCACAATCTCATTTGAGGAGTCATCATCAACATTTAAGCCTGGAATGGCATATTCAGGACAA ATTAAAGTGATCTGCCCAAAATCCAAtcctatgaaaaaaaaaatagtgtatttAACTGTAACTTATGCTGGTAATAACATTTCAGTACGGAAGCTGCTTACAAATTACAAAGGCATTGCAAAGTTTTCTCTCAACACTGAACCATGGGGTCTGGAGCAAGTCTCTCTTCAA GCGGAGTATGAAATGACTAACAGACCAGTTGTATATAAGGAAAATCAGCTCACACCACAGTATCCAGCAGCCTACCTCTGGCTTCAGCCTTTCTACTCCAAGAGTCGGAGTTTTATTAAATTGAGGAGCTGCTTGACACCCTTAAGCTGTGATAGAAATGGCGTCATCAAGGCTCAGTACATGATACACCACAGTGCACTTTCACCACGCCAGAAGACTATATCCTTCTTCTACATG GTGATGAATAAAGGGCATTTGATTCAGCAAGGACGTATCACAGAAGCCATCAGCCCTGGGACAG AGCACAGGGGAAACCTGGTGGTTACTCTGCAAAACATGATAAAGCTGTCCCCGGTTGCTCAGGTGGTCCTGTACACAGTCCTTCCCAGTGGTGAAGCTGTGGCAGACAGCATGAACTACCCCATTCAGCTGTGTTTGGCTAACAAG GTGTCTTTAAGTTTTTCACCTTCTACTGAGCTTCCTGGTGGTCAGGTGTCACTGAAGCTGAAAGCTGCTCCGGGTTCCCTGTGTTCAGTGAAGGCCATAGATCAGAGTCTGCTGCTGCTTCAACCAGAGAAGGAGCTCAACATCCAATCT GTGTTCAACATGCTGCCTGTGCAAACGTTATCAGGATATCCGTACAACATCTACGAAGAAGATTCGAACCCATGTTGGGGGATCCCACCAATCAGGATTATCCCATTTGATGCGCAAGTGCGAAAGATTGGTTTTTTTCCGCACCCTGGAAAGGTGGATGTGTATAACACCTTTAAA GATATTGGAATTAAAATCCTCACCAATACAGACATAAAGAAACCTTCAGATTGTTTTCCAAATATGAGTG CCCTAGACATACCTGTAGCTGAAGCCAAAGACGCACCAGCTGTCCTCGCCAAAGAATCCACTTCAGGTGACTCAAGTTTAAACCAAGCAGTTATTACAATCCGCAAATATTTCCCAGAGACCTGGATTTGGGATCTCGTTTCAGTCAG TCAGTCTGGAGCGATGGCTGTTAGTAAAACAGTCCcagactccatcaccacatgGCAGGCTGGTGCGTTCTGTACATCACCTGTCGGGTTCGGAGTCGCACCGAAAACCGAGCTCACTGCCTTCCAGCCTTTCTTTGTGAGTCTCACCATGCCCAGCTCCGTCATCCGAGGAGAAGTGTTCACACTCAAAGCCACCGTCTTCAACTACCTCCAAAGCTGCATGATG GTGATGGTGACTTTGGCTGACTCGGAACAATTCTCTGCACAAGTGTGTGAAGAGTGCAGTTATACACAATGTCTGTGTGCTGACCAGAGCTGGACTTTCTCTTGGACCATCACACCGCTGGTACTGG ggcAGGTAAGTATCAACGTGACAGCAGAGGCCATACAGTCATCGGATCTATGTGGAGAGAGAGCAGTGACTGTACCACAGAAAGGACACATTGATTCAGTCATTAAAACACTGCTAGTGCAG CCTGAAGGAACCAAACAGTATAAAAGCTACAATGAGCTTCTCTGCCCTTCAG AAGGTGCCATTGAGAAGACAGTCTCACTAACCCTGCCTGAGGTATTCGTGGAAGGTTCAGCCATGGCCTCAGTCTCTGTGCTGG gagaTCTGATGGGCCGAGCTCTACAGAACCTGGCGAGCCTCCTAGCGATGCCATATGGCTGTGGAGAGCAGAACATGCTGCGCTTCGCCCCCAACATCTTCATCCTGGAGTACCTGGAGAGCACCAACCAACTCACGCCGCAGATCAGGAGTACAGCTGAGACCTATCTCGTGAGCG GATATCAGAGAGAACTGACCTACAAACACACTGATGGATCTTATAGTGCTTTTGGGATGAGTGATCCATCAGGAAACACATG GCTGACAGCATTTGTGATGAAGTCTTTTGGAAAAGCAAAGCGATACATCTTTATAGATCAGGTGTTTGTGGAACAGGCGAAGGCTTGGCTCGGTCAACAGCAGCAGGACAATGGATGCTTTGCCTCAGTGGGACAACTCTTCCATCTTGACATGAAG gGAGGAGTGAATGATGAGGTGACTCTCTCGGCGTACATCACAGCTGCAATGCTGGAACTTAATTATACAGTTACA GATCCTGTGGTGAACAACAGTCTTACATGCCTAAGGAATGCGTACACTCAGGTGAACTTGAACTATGCTAAGGCTCTCCTCTTCTACACCTTCACCCTTGCTGGAGATGAGGGGATGAGGAACACACTCATCTCAGACCTGGATGCAAATGCCATTATCTCag gGGGCGGGCGTCACTGGAGCAGAGTGAATGATGGGTCAGTGACAGACTCTTTGGAGGTGGAGATGACCTCGTATGTTCTCCTGGCTCTGATGTCTGGACCAGAGCTACCAGGGTTTGATCTGGGTTACAGCACCAGCATCGTCCAATGGCTTTCTCAGCAACAGAATGCCTTTGGAGGCTTTGCATCTACACAG GACACTGTTGTGGCTCTACAGGCTTTGGCAAAATACAGTCTCGCCACCTACAGTCCAGCAGAAACTGTCACCGTTACTATAACATCACCATCTGGGCTGATtaacaccttcaccatcactcAGAGTAACAGGCTGCTGTATCAGGAGACTCAGCTACAGGAGGTTCCTGGAGACTATGATGTCACAGCAGAAGGAagaggctgtgtgtatgtgcaggttGGTATATCACCATTTTCTACATTATTCACTCACCTCAGCTCCTTTACTAATTCAGCAGGTTCTTAG